One stretch of Pandoraea oxalativorans DNA includes these proteins:
- a CDS encoding amino acid ABC transporter permease: MIEFSIADMLRGLILAGRWTLALSAIAFVCGGLVALLLLVIRVGRVQWAARAVALYIEVFQGTPLLMQLFLVFFGLPLLGLEVSPWVAAAVCLTLYTSAYLTEIWRGCVDAIPHGQWEASSSLAMRYGEQLRHVILPQALRIAIAPTVGFSVQVVKSTALASIIGFNELTKTGTMLTNATFQPFTVYGLVALLYFAACYPLSLWARHLERKLHAAN; encoded by the coding sequence ATGATCGAGTTTTCAATAGCGGACATGTTGCGCGGGCTGATTCTCGCCGGACGCTGGACGCTCGCGCTCTCAGCCATCGCCTTCGTGTGCGGGGGACTGGTCGCGCTGCTGCTTCTGGTGATTCGCGTCGGACGTGTGCAGTGGGCCGCGCGCGCCGTGGCGCTGTACATCGAAGTGTTTCAGGGCACGCCGCTGCTCATGCAGCTCTTCCTGGTGTTCTTCGGGCTGCCGCTGCTCGGTCTGGAAGTGTCGCCGTGGGTCGCGGCGGCCGTGTGTCTCACGCTCTACACGAGCGCTTACCTCACCGAAATCTGGCGCGGCTGCGTCGACGCCATCCCGCACGGTCAGTGGGAAGCGTCGTCCAGCCTGGCGATGCGTTACGGCGAACAGTTGCGTCACGTGATCCTGCCGCAGGCGCTGCGCATCGCGATTGCGCCGACGGTCGGCTTCTCGGTGCAGGTCGTCAAGAGCACAGCACTCGCCTCGATCATCGGCTTCAACGAACTCACCAAGACCGGCACCATGCTCACCAATGCGACGTTCCAGCCGTTCACCGTGTACGGCCTTGTCGCGCTGCTCTACTTCGCTGCCTGCTATCCGCTGTCGCTGTGGGCGCGTCATCTCGAAAGGAAACTCCATGCCGCTAATTAA
- a CDS encoding urease subunit gamma: MKLTPREKDKLLIFTAALLAERRRARGLKLNYPEAVAFISAALMEGARDGRTVADLMHYGTTLLTRDDVMEGVPEMIPDIQVEATFPDGTKLVTVHHPIP; the protein is encoded by the coding sequence ATGAAGCTCACTCCCCGCGAAAAAGACAAGCTGCTCATCTTCACCGCCGCCCTGCTGGCCGAGCGCAGGCGCGCGCGCGGCCTGAAGCTGAACTATCCGGAGGCCGTGGCGTTCATCAGCGCCGCACTGATGGAGGGCGCGCGCGACGGACGCACCGTCGCCGATCTCATGCACTACGGCACGACGCTGCTCACACGTGACGACGTCATGGAAGGGGTGCCCGAAATGATTCCCGACATTCAGGTCGAAGCCACGTTTCCCGACGGCACCAAGCTCGTCACCGTGCATCACCCGATTCCGTAA
- a CDS encoding urease accessory protein UreD, whose protein sequence is MASTETGWHAELTLGFERHDARTVLATRRHQGPLVVQKSLHPEGPGICHAVVVHPPGGIAGGDALSIDIDVGRDSHAVLTTPGATKWYKSQGRFGTQDITLTVHDGAKLDWLPLENIVFEHADARQRVTVRLGENATVIGWDATLLGRQAAGEQWTQGRWRSNFALRDAQDRLLWAEQAVLGADDPQRTGATGLASFPVFAALWAVGPACTRELAETLAEGLPFSEDIRAGITCLPGNVLVLRVLGREMEAVRQLLIAHWLKLRPVVHQVPAEPLRIWAT, encoded by the coding sequence ATGGCGTCGACGGAAACCGGCTGGCACGCCGAGCTGACGCTCGGCTTCGAGCGCCATGACGCCCGCACGGTGCTCGCGACGCGCCGTCATCAGGGGCCGCTCGTCGTGCAGAAGTCGTTGCATCCGGAAGGCCCCGGCATCTGCCATGCGGTCGTCGTGCATCCGCCTGGCGGCATCGCGGGTGGCGATGCGTTGTCCATCGATATCGACGTCGGCCGCGATAGCCACGCTGTGCTGACGACGCCCGGCGCGACGAAGTGGTACAAGTCGCAAGGCCGCTTCGGCACGCAGGACATTACGCTGACGGTGCACGACGGCGCGAAGCTCGACTGGCTGCCGCTGGAGAACATCGTGTTCGAGCACGCGGATGCGCGTCAGCGCGTGACCGTGCGGCTGGGCGAGAACGCGACCGTCATCGGCTGGGACGCGACGCTACTTGGTCGTCAGGCGGCGGGGGAACAGTGGACGCAAGGCCGCTGGCGCTCGAACTTCGCCCTGCGCGACGCGCAGGATCGCCTGCTGTGGGCGGAACAGGCGGTGCTCGGGGCGGACGATCCGCAGCGCACCGGCGCGACCGGCCTTGCGAGCTTCCCCGTCTTCGCGGCGCTCTGGGCGGTCGGACCGGCGTGTACACGTGAGTTGGCCGAGACCTTGGCCGAGGGACTGCCGTTCAGCGAGGACATTCGTGCCGGTATCACGTGCCTGCCCGGCAACGTCCTCGTCCTGCGCGTGCTCGGTCGCGAGATGGAGGCGGTACGCCAATTGCTGATCGCCCATTGGCTCAAGCTCCGTCCGGTCGTGCATCAGGTACCGGCGGAACCGCTTCGGATCTGGGCGACGTGA
- a CDS encoding amino acid ABC transporter permease — protein sequence MHYVLDFADLRQYFALFVRGAALTIALTAVSTVIGVAIGALCAAAREEGSNALRFFAGLYVELFRNTPFIVQLFFIFFGLPSVGVHIDETSAAIIAMSLNLGAYATEIIRAGMRAVPRGLSEAGLSLAMTRGQILRHVILPQAFAKVFPALASQIVIVMLGSAVVSQISVPDLSYAANFVQSRTFRAFESYLIVTALYLVLAIALRRVLMRAARRLFRGMVKGGAR from the coding sequence ATGCACTACGTCCTTGATTTCGCCGACCTGCGGCAGTACTTCGCGCTGTTCGTGCGCGGCGCCGCGCTGACGATTGCGCTCACGGCCGTCTCCACGGTCATCGGCGTGGCCATCGGTGCGCTGTGCGCCGCTGCGCGCGAGGAAGGCTCGAACGCGCTCAGGTTTTTCGCCGGACTGTATGTCGAACTGTTCCGTAATACGCCGTTCATCGTTCAACTGTTCTTCATCTTTTTCGGGCTGCCCAGCGTCGGCGTTCATATCGACGAGACGAGCGCCGCCATCATCGCCATGAGTCTCAACCTCGGCGCGTACGCGACCGAGATCATTCGCGCCGGCATGCGTGCCGTACCGCGCGGGCTATCCGAAGCCGGTCTCTCACTCGCCATGACGCGCGGGCAAATCCTGCGTCACGTAATCCTGCCGCAAGCGTTCGCCAAGGTGTTCCCGGCGCTCGCCAGCCAGATCGTCATCGTGATGCTCGGCTCGGCCGTCGTCTCGCAAATCTCGGTCCCCGATCTGTCGTATGCGGCCAACTTCGTGCAGTCGCGCACGTTCCGCGCCTTCGAGAGTTATCTGATCGTCACCGCGCTGTATCTGGTGCTCGCCATCGCGCTTCGTCGTGTGCTGATGCGCGCCGCACGCCGACTGTTTCGCGGCATGGTTAAGGGAGGCGCGCGATGA
- a CDS encoding amino acid ABC transporter ATP-binding protein — protein sequence MPLIKVRGMQKRFGENPVLRGIDMEVERGQVVSIIGKSGSGKSTLLRTLNGLERFEAGSVDVDGVLVGARDTDLRALRLKVGMVFQQYNLFPHLTAGENVMLAQKVVKKTAKHDAREVARTMLAKVGLADKFDSYPSQLSGGQQQRVAIARSLAMHPSVLLCDEITSALDPELVAEVLKVLEDLAAEGMTLILVTHEMRFARHVSDRVVFMHQGKIWESGDPEQLFTQPATPELQRFIAQ from the coding sequence ATGCCGCTAATTAAAGTCCGGGGCATGCAAAAGCGCTTCGGCGAGAACCCCGTGCTGCGCGGCATCGACATGGAAGTCGAGCGCGGTCAGGTTGTATCGATCATCGGCAAGAGCGGCTCGGGTAAGAGCACGCTGCTGCGCACGCTCAACGGTCTGGAACGGTTCGAGGCGGGTAGCGTGGACGTGGACGGCGTACTGGTCGGCGCACGCGACACCGATCTTCGCGCGCTGCGTCTGAAGGTCGGTATGGTGTTCCAGCAGTACAACCTTTTTCCGCATCTGACGGCGGGCGAGAACGTGATGCTCGCGCAGAAGGTCGTCAAGAAGACCGCGAAGCACGACGCCCGCGAAGTCGCCCGCACGATGCTCGCCAAAGTGGGGCTGGCCGACAAGTTCGACAGCTACCCGTCGCAACTCTCGGGCGGTCAGCAACAACGCGTGGCGATTGCGCGTTCGCTCGCGATGCACCCTTCGGTGCTATTGTGCGACGAGATCACCTCGGCGCTCGATCCCGAACTCGTCGCGGAAGTGCTCAAAGTGTTGGAAGACCTCGCCGCCGAAGGCATGACGCTGATTCTCGTCACGCACGAGATGCGCTTTGCACGTCATGTATCGGATCGTGTGGTGTTCATGCATCAGGGGAAGATCTGGGAGTCCGGCGACCCGGAACAGCTCTTCACGCAACCCGCAACGCCGGAATTGCAGCGGTTCATCGCGCAATGA